In the genome of Chrysemys picta bellii isolate R12L10 chromosome 17, ASM1138683v2, whole genome shotgun sequence, one region contains:
- the LOC101937520 gene encoding zinc finger protein OZF-like, translating into MSWGLAVLEGSELRLQVTVHVTDEDTTPEEMDVSEALWESQSTQLEPPQPHPAWGSLEEAVLRKYELPGAPGKEPRVGREMGAGILSRAEEQPCKEGPEMVLPPSVSQSGSGESITHRPEQGGACKRQKKIPAGKEPGTAEEHDSRFRKLTQLFAQGRPQTTGDLHHEQHHRCRHCGESFREKQELMDHGKVHERERCYPCAECGKRFSCPAHLKTHQRRHTREKPYSCGECGKLFGYLYTLTTHQRTHTGEGLFPCDECGKTFTSPSDLNKHQRSHTGERPYPCAKCGKRFNRLSNLKMHHRTHTQERPYPCVECGRCFGHLSTLVRHRRAHTGQRPFPCAECGKTFTTRTGLNKHQRIHTGERPYPCGECGKRFGYLCALTTHQRLHTGERPFSCAECGKTFTSPADLTKHQRSHMGERPYPCAECGKCFSQLSNLTMHHRTHTQEKPYPCTECGKSFKYLAYLAIHKRSHTGERPFPCAECGKSFTNKSALTRHQRIHTRAADVDK; encoded by the exons ATGAGCTGGGGCCTAGCTGTGCTGGAGGGTAGTGAGCTGCGGTTACAG GTCACAGTGCATGTGACTGATGAGGACACGACCCCAGAGGAGATGGATGTCTCTGAAGCATTATGGGAATCTCAGAGCACCCAGCTGGAGCCACCGCAGCCCCATCCCGCATGGGGATCCTTGGAGGAGGCGGTACTGAGGAAGTACGAGCTGCCAGGCGCCCCTGGAAAGGAGCCCAGAGTTGGAAGAGAAATGG GTGCTGGAATCCTGAGCCGGGCTGAAGAGCAGCCTTGCAAAGAAGGGCCTGAAATGGTGCTGCCCCCCAGCGTATCACAGAGTGGCTCAGGAGAGAGCATTACCCATAGACCTGAGCAGGGAGGAGCCTGCAAGAGGCAGAAGAAGATCCCAGCAGGGAAGGAGCCAGGCACCGCAGAGGAACATGACAGCAGATTCAGGAAACTAACCCAGCTCTTTGCGCAGGGGAGACCTCAGACCACAGGGGATCTTCACCATGAGCAACATCATAGATGTCGACACTGTGGGGAAAGCTTCAGGGAAAAGCAGGAGCTCATGGATCATGGCAAAgtccatgagagagagagatgctatcCCTGCGCTGAATGTGGAAAGAGATTCAGCTGTCCAGCACATCTCAAAACCCACCAGAGAAGGCACACACGCGAGAAGCCCTACTCGTGTGGAGAGTGTGGCAAACTCTTTGGCTATCTCTACACGCTGACTACGCACCAGAGAACTCACACGGGGGAGGGCTTGTTCCCCTGCGacgagtgcgggaaaaccttcaccAGCCCCTCGGACCTCAACAAGCACCAGCGCTCCCACACGGGCGAGCGGCCCTACCCCTGCGCCAAGTGCGGGAAGCGCTTCAATCGGCTCTCCAACCTGAAGATGCACCACAGGACTCACACGCAGGAGAGGCCCTATCCCTGTGTCGAGTGCGGGAGATGCTTTGGCCACCTCTCCACGCTCGTGAGGCACCGGAGAGCCCACACAGGGCAGAGACCCTTCCCCTGTGCTGAGTGTGGCAAGACCTTCACCACCAGGACAGGGCTGAACAagcaccagagaatccacacaggcgaGCGGCCCTACCCCTGTGGGGAGTGTGGAAAACGCTTCGGCTACCTCTGCGCTCTGACCACACACCAGCGGCTGCACACGGGGGAGAGACCCTTCTCCTGTGCTGaatgtgggaaaaccttcaccAGCCCTGCAGACCTGACCAAGCACCAGCGCTCCCACATGGGTGAGCGGCCCTACCCCTGCGCCGAGTGCGGGAAGTGCTTCAGCCAGCTCTCCAACCTGACGATGCACCACAGGACTCATACACAGGAGAAGCCCTACCCCTGCAccgagtgcgggaagagcttcaagTACCTGGCTTACCTCGCCATTCACAAGCGCTCCCACACCGGGGAACGGCCCTTCCCCTGCGccgagtgcgggaagagcttcaccAACAAGTCAGCTCTCACCCggcaccagagaatccacaccaGAGCTGCAGATGTGGACAAGTGA